From a single Balneolales bacterium ANBcel1 genomic region:
- a CDS encoding DUF3427 domain-containing protein — protein sequence MTLTAGLYEQLISQTLRRKLESQDEHRYHIAKEPLDPEEAALYLSHYLSRVMKSVLGEFRSDREGLKRQIQLCNDLIERLEQSTKGLDLSEDLIEAGGQVLTAVFHRNNSSVSNLKEHLKRITPVTRLTQSELFTGSRAGITMESELKKEILSSNRIDFLISFIKWTGIRIFEQELREFTSRGGRLRVITTSYLGATDEKAIRFLDELPNTEIRVSYNTGSERLHAKSYLFRRNTGFHTAYIGSSNISQSALTSGLEWNLKVTNSEISHIIDKFIKTFETYWNDYDFEPYEAKRLSSALRDARRSYDATPSVVYFDLRPYPFQQRILETLSARRSVHDSWRNLIVAATGTGKTVISGFDYRRFCKNQEEEQENLQRQAKTTKRPKLLFIAHREEILKQAMATFRGILRDQNFGELWTGRYEPAHLDYVFASVQTLNSRWDQLSLSEDYYDYIVVDEVHHIAASSYRPIIDYFKPKVLLGLTATPERMDGEDILRDFDNRIAAEIRLPEALNRKLLCPFQYFGITDSVDLSGVTWRRGGYATEELSHVYTASDARVGEVIDSIRKYTVDEHKVRALGFCVDMRHAEFMAERFASAGFRAAVLTSKNDIRREELRLKLARGDINYLFVVDMFNEGLDIPEVDTVLFLRPTESLTVFLQQLGRGLRNADGKECLTVLDYVANARKEYDYEHKFRALVGKTDTSTRREIERDFPNLPLGCSITLERVARDRIVDNIRRNTRRTHAHLRHLIRQFRHQSTLPLALENFLEFYHLDPEVIYKRDTNFHRLCADAGLKPGFSESLEKNVTKAIFQKWLPNRCVGYFRFIRQLLTKFAQNKVSSLDDSDFKEPEHALMAMMLCYDIWSVPPAKAGFSSLTRAVEHIGSHPVMCTEIVQVLDWMIARIELEEKIFRPGYPCPLRVHARYHRDQILTAFGFNDFRKSKSVKEGVARIGETNTELLFVTLEKSEKEYSPTTMYHDYAINEELFHWQSQNSARPDRGRGQEYVQQRDKGKNVLLFVRERKKSKWGNTVGYVFLGSVRYVTHEGAQPMNITWRLEEPMPASLLESGRKLIAG from the coding sequence ATGACATTAACCGCCGGACTGTACGAACAACTCATCAGCCAAACTCTACGACGCAAGCTTGAGAGTCAAGATGAACACCGATACCATATCGCAAAGGAGCCTCTCGATCCGGAAGAGGCTGCCCTCTACCTGAGCCATTATCTTTCCCGAGTTATGAAATCGGTCCTGGGCGAGTTTCGGTCCGACCGAGAAGGACTCAAGCGTCAGATCCAATTGTGCAATGATCTCATCGAGCGACTGGAGCAATCCACAAAAGGGCTGGATCTATCCGAAGATCTTATCGAGGCTGGTGGTCAGGTTCTAACGGCAGTTTTTCACCGGAACAATTCGTCGGTTTCGAACCTAAAAGAACATCTGAAACGCATCACTCCGGTTACCCGCCTTACGCAAAGCGAGCTTTTCACTGGTAGTCGCGCAGGAATCACCATGGAGAGCGAGCTCAAAAAGGAGATTCTGTCATCAAACCGTATCGACTTTCTGATTTCGTTTATTAAATGGACCGGTATCCGCATTTTTGAGCAGGAATTGCGAGAGTTTACCAGTCGCGGCGGACGCCTGCGTGTTATTACCACATCATATCTGGGTGCTACAGACGAAAAAGCCATCCGCTTTCTGGATGAACTACCGAATACTGAAATCAGGGTCTCCTACAACACGGGCAGTGAACGGTTGCACGCCAAGTCGTATCTATTTCGGCGCAATACCGGTTTTCATACTGCCTACATCGGCTCATCCAACATCTCGCAATCCGCTCTCACCAGCGGGTTGGAGTGGAACTTGAAGGTCACAAACAGCGAAATCAGCCACATTATTGACAAGTTCATCAAGACTTTCGAAACATACTGGAATGATTACGATTTCGAGCCTTATGAAGCCAAACGGCTTTCCAGTGCACTGCGAGATGCGCGTCGGTCTTATGATGCCACACCATCTGTCGTTTATTTCGATCTGAGACCTTACCCGTTTCAGCAGCGGATTCTGGAAACACTCAGCGCTCGTCGGTCGGTTCATGACAGCTGGCGTAACCTGATTGTTGCTGCAACTGGTACAGGAAAAACGGTGATCTCTGGTTTCGATTATCGCAGGTTTTGCAAAAATCAGGAAGAGGAACAAGAAAATTTGCAAAGGCAAGCGAAAACTACCAAACGTCCAAAGTTGCTATTCATAGCACACCGCGAGGAGATCCTCAAACAGGCAATGGCCACGTTCCGCGGTATTCTCCGTGATCAGAATTTTGGTGAATTATGGACTGGTCGCTACGAACCTGCCCATCTTGATTATGTATTCGCGTCCGTCCAGACTCTCAATAGCCGATGGGATCAACTTTCGCTAAGCGAGGATTATTACGACTACATTGTGGTTGATGAAGTGCATCATATTGCTGCGTCCAGTTACCGTCCCATAATCGACTATTTCAAACCAAAGGTGCTGCTTGGCCTCACGGCCACGCCTGAACGCATGGACGGTGAAGACATCCTGCGTGATTTTGACAATCGGATAGCCGCGGAAATCCGTCTGCCTGAGGCACTCAACCGAAAACTACTTTGTCCATTTCAGTACTTCGGCATCACCGATAGTGTCGATCTTTCAGGCGTGACCTGGCGACGCGGAGGTTACGCGACCGAAGAATTGTCCCATGTCTACACCGCATCTGATGCACGTGTCGGTGAGGTTATTGATAGCATTCGTAAATACACCGTCGATGAGCACAAAGTGCGTGCCTTAGGTTTTTGCGTGGATATGCGACATGCTGAGTTTATGGCGGAACGCTTTGCCTCTGCGGGTTTCCGGGCCGCTGTACTTACCAGCAAGAATGACATCCGGAGAGAAGAGTTGCGTCTGAAGTTGGCACGAGGTGATATAAACTACCTTTTTGTGGTGGATATGTTTAATGAAGGTCTCGACATTCCTGAGGTGGACACGGTGCTGTTTTTACGTCCCACGGAGAGTTTGACCGTCTTTCTGCAGCAACTTGGACGTGGATTGCGCAATGCGGATGGTAAGGAGTGTTTAACAGTGTTGGATTATGTCGCAAATGCCCGCAAGGAGTACGATTACGAACATAAGTTCCGAGCATTGGTAGGCAAGACGGACACATCTACACGACGCGAAATCGAACGTGATTTTCCGAATCTGCCACTGGGGTGTTCCATTACACTTGAGCGAGTGGCCCGAGATCGAATCGTCGATAATATCCGCCGAAACACACGGCGCACCCATGCTCATCTGCGCCATCTGATCCGGCAGTTTCGCCATCAGTCGACACTGCCGCTTGCACTTGAAAACTTTCTGGAGTTTTACCATTTGGATCCGGAAGTAATATACAAGAGGGATACAAATTTTCACCGATTGTGCGCCGATGCCGGCTTGAAACCGGGATTCTCCGAATCTCTCGAAAAGAATGTCACTAAAGCTATTTTCCAGAAATGGTTGCCCAATCGATGTGTGGGATACTTCCGGTTTATAAGGCAGCTGTTGACGAAATTCGCACAAAACAAGGTATCTAGCCTGGACGATTCTGATTTTAAAGAACCAGAACACGCGTTGATGGCTATGATGCTCTGTTACGATATATGGAGCGTCCCGCCGGCTAAAGCAGGATTTAGCTCCTTGACGCGGGCTGTAGAACATATCGGGTCACATCCTGTGATGTGTACTGAAATTGTGCAGGTACTGGATTGGATGATCGCCCGAATCGAATTAGAAGAAAAAATATTTCGACCGGGGTACCCTTGTCCCCTTAGAGTTCATGCGCGTTACCATCGTGATCAGATTTTGACAGCTTTCGGATTCAATGATTTTAGAAAATCAAAGTCAGTTAAAGAGGGGGTAGCACGCATTGGTGAAACCAATACCGAGCTACTTTTTGTCACGCTGGAAAAAAGTGAAAAAGAGTACTCACCAACCACCATGTACCACGATTATGCCATCAACGAAGAACTCTTCCACTGGCAATCACAAAATTCAGCCCGACCCGATCGTGGTCGAGGTCAGGAATATGTACAACAACGTGATAAAGGCAAGAACGTGTTGCTTTTCGTACGTGAGCGGAAAAAGTCGAAATGGGGTAATACTGTGGGGTATGTTTTTCTGGGATCTGTGCGGTATGTGACGCATGAAGGGGCGCAACCAATGAACATAACCTGGCGACTTGAGGAACCGATGCCGGCTTCTTTATTGGAAAGTGGAAGAAAGCTGATTGCGGGATAA
- a CDS encoding Fic family protein has translation MPKEQQYTVNPDRTQPWNSLPDLPVAPDLYRDVDIYEQLGRAKEALALLAGRSIAIPNPGMLINSITLQEARVSSAIENVFTTDDDLYRALSDSKTDGEAAGPAKEVLRYREALWEGYHYLKKKGAFDRDYFIRLYQTIKESGDGIRPPFARTLIRMGGSGPNAGKPVYTPPRGKGVVEAKLDNLIDFLNDEQSQPDDVLLKMCIAHYQFEVIHPFRDGNGRVGRIMNLHIITRNHQLELPILYLSRYILEHKQDYYEHLAGVSQRGDWKSWLLYMLKAVEWTSQLTLRKVNDIIGTREDILDVLREQTDIRRPGDLAEAIFTQPYVKVQHLVDRGIYAENTARNYLNELAKIQILEKREIRGRHYYINPALVEILSY, from the coding sequence ATGCCAAAAGAGCAACAATACACCGTCAACCCGGATCGTACACAGCCGTGGAATTCATTACCTGATTTGCCGGTTGCACCGGATCTCTACAGGGATGTAGATATCTACGAGCAGCTCGGCCGGGCAAAGGAAGCACTGGCGTTGCTGGCAGGGCGAAGTATAGCCATTCCAAATCCAGGGATGCTTATTAACTCCATAACCCTTCAGGAAGCCAGGGTATCAAGCGCCATCGAAAACGTGTTCACCACCGATGACGACCTCTACAGGGCGCTGAGTGATTCGAAAACAGATGGAGAAGCTGCAGGTCCGGCCAAAGAGGTGCTTCGATACCGGGAGGCCCTTTGGGAGGGATATCACTACCTGAAAAAGAAGGGTGCATTCGACCGCGACTATTTTATCAGGCTGTATCAGACCATCAAGGAGAGCGGAGATGGCATTCGTCCGCCGTTTGCCAGGACATTGATCCGGATGGGGGGAAGCGGTCCGAATGCGGGAAAACCCGTCTATACCCCGCCTCGCGGCAAGGGAGTAGTGGAAGCCAAACTCGACAATCTGATTGACTTTCTGAACGATGAGCAGTCGCAACCGGATGATGTACTGCTTAAAATGTGCATTGCCCACTATCAGTTTGAAGTGATCCATCCGTTCCGGGATGGTAATGGACGGGTGGGACGCATCATGAATTTGCACATCATCACACGGAACCATCAGCTGGAACTACCTATTCTTTACCTTAGCCGGTACATTCTTGAGCATAAGCAGGATTATTATGAACACCTCGCGGGCGTATCCCAGCGCGGCGACTGGAAGAGCTGGTTGCTCTACATGCTGAAAGCTGTGGAATGGACCTCACAGCTTACCCTGCGGAAGGTCAATGACATCATTGGAACAAGGGAGGATATACTTGATGTGCTGCGGGAACAGACAGACATTCGCCGGCCCGGGGATCTCGCCGAAGCGATTTTCACCCAACCTTATGTCAAGGTGCAGCATCTGGTGGATCGCGGAATCTATGCCGAAAACACGGCCCGCAACTACCTGAATGAGCTGGCGAAAATACAAATCCTGGAGAAAAGAGAGATCAGGGGCCGGCACTACTACATCAACCCGGCCCTGGTCGAGATTTTGTCGTATTGA
- a CDS encoding transporter substrate-binding domain-containing protein: MHNLAATAILIFSLAISSCSGTGDTDSGDIGGTGDDYASYDGALSGDSWPQAKARGSGTLTAVYVPAPGFAYHDDEGHLSGVTVELMRAFAGYVADYHNVELTLDFVREEDWRTFYSDIVDADDGVIGMGNVTITEERREELAFSPPYMTNIASLITHRDAPTLTRLKDLESVLGGRSALAFEGTLHEERLRTLTSRYYPDARFRMAGSNDEIIELVGSGDRYFAYIDLYNYWRAVDQGAALQRHTSGDEAAEQFGYIMPLNTTWQPVISEFFEHNGGIVSTRLYREIMETHLGTRLAATLLEAHSGTDH; the protein is encoded by the coding sequence ATGCACAACCTGGCAGCAACAGCAATTCTGATTTTTTCACTGGCCATAAGCAGCTGCAGCGGAACCGGTGATACCGATTCCGGCGACATCGGGGGGACCGGCGATGATTACGCCTCGTACGATGGCGCCCTCTCGGGCGACTCCTGGCCGCAGGCCAAAGCACGCGGCTCCGGCACCCTGACGGCCGTCTACGTCCCGGCTCCGGGTTTTGCCTATCACGACGATGAGGGGCACCTCTCCGGCGTCACCGTGGAGTTGATGCGCGCTTTCGCCGGGTATGTCGCGGATTATCACAATGTGGAGCTCACCCTCGATTTCGTCCGTGAAGAGGACTGGCGCACGTTCTATTCCGATATCGTTGATGCCGACGACGGAGTCATCGGCATGGGCAATGTAACCATCACCGAAGAGCGTCGGGAGGAGCTGGCCTTCAGTCCGCCTTACATGACCAACATCGCATCGCTCATCACCCATCGCGACGCGCCCACCCTCACACGCCTGAAGGATCTTGAATCGGTGCTGGGCGGACGCTCCGCACTGGCCTTCGAGGGAACCCTGCACGAGGAGCGCCTTCGCACGCTCACCTCCCGCTACTATCCCGACGCGCGATTCCGCATGGCCGGCTCCAACGATGAAATCATCGAGCTGGTCGGTTCCGGCGACCGGTACTTTGCCTATATCGATCTGTACAACTATTGGCGGGCAGTGGACCAGGGGGCCGCCCTCCAGCGGCATACGTCCGGTGACGAAGCAGCCGAACAATTCGGTTACATTATGCCACTAAATACAACCTGGCAACCCGTTATCAGCGAGTTTTTTGAACATAACGGCGGCATCGTGTCCACCCGACTATACAGAGAGATCATGGAAACCCACCTGGGCACGCGGCTGGCAGCAACTCTGCTTGAAGCCCACTCCGGCACGGACCACTGA
- a CDS encoding DUF2075 domain-containing protein has protein sequence MIIYKNSAEGFRKDVDTFRIVDRIKEAFFEKTGKVRFHPAEDMSWQNSLMYMDRVLQRSGIPDDCGVLIEYKLPSTSKRVDFIISGRDQDGSKKFVIVELKQWTEAQSTDQKDLVQTPYYRHYVTHPSYQASSYKGFLSDFNENVYTKKITPVACAYLHNYSRSNPEPLTDPVYEESIADAPIYFRDDYEKLEQFLRDHVGRGRGMDIMYDIESGNIRPSKQLVDHVVGLFRGNREFRLIDEQKVTYEMALERGLNADRKTVILVNGGPGTGKSVVSMSLLGGFLKKRKNVFFVAPNAAFRQVMLDKLASGGDGARAKHLLTGSGKYLDTPKDTFDVIVVDEAHRLKNESAFMYQGENQVDDIVNAAKVSIFFIDDDQVIRPEDIGAVSEVRRVAGQHQAEIIDLELATQFRCSGADGYVNWVNDVLDIRDTGNFDGWDKNDFEFRIAESPNEVRDWVRQRADEGFRARMLAGYAWKWTAAKDGNPDAEVADVAIPEFDFAMPWNSRKLGSTWAIKEAGLDQVGCVHTAQGLEFDYVGVLIGSDLRFRFLDGQQAGESGLLFDEEVFERTDAGLNEISHASDDRLSYKAHTARRGSFYSNWKEYRDAKGKSGLKGQPAEMCRMIRNIYRILLTRGMKGCCVYISDKPLEQYFRERLEKTSR, from the coding sequence ATGATAATCTACAAGAACTCGGCCGAAGGGTTCCGGAAGGATGTGGATACTTTCCGAATCGTGGATCGCATCAAGGAGGCGTTTTTCGAGAAGACCGGCAAGGTCCGCTTTCATCCCGCCGAGGACATGTCCTGGCAAAATTCACTGATGTACATGGACCGGGTGCTGCAGCGGTCCGGCATCCCCGATGACTGCGGCGTGCTCATCGAGTACAAACTCCCGTCCACATCCAAACGGGTCGATTTTATCATATCCGGTCGCGACCAGGACGGCAGCAAAAAGTTCGTCATTGTTGAACTGAAGCAGTGGACCGAGGCGCAAAGTACCGATCAGAAGGACCTCGTGCAGACACCCTATTACAGACACTACGTCACGCACCCGTCCTACCAGGCCTCATCCTACAAAGGCTTTTTGTCGGATTTCAACGAAAACGTCTACACGAAAAAAATCACCCCTGTAGCCTGCGCCTATCTGCATAATTACAGCCGCAGCAACCCCGAGCCGCTTACCGATCCGGTCTACGAAGAGTCGATCGCCGATGCCCCGATCTATTTCAGGGATGATTACGAAAAGCTGGAGCAGTTCCTCCGCGATCATGTGGGCCGCGGCCGTGGTATGGATATCATGTACGATATCGAATCCGGCAACATCCGGCCGAGCAAGCAGCTGGTGGATCATGTCGTGGGACTGTTCCGGGGCAACAGGGAATTCCGCCTGATTGACGAGCAGAAGGTCACCTACGAAATGGCGCTGGAGCGCGGACTCAACGCCGACCGCAAGACGGTGATTCTGGTCAACGGCGGACCCGGCACCGGCAAGTCGGTCGTCTCGATGAGCTTGTTAGGCGGATTCTTGAAAAAGCGGAAAAATGTCTTTTTTGTCGCGCCGAATGCGGCGTTTCGCCAGGTGATGCTGGACAAACTGGCATCAGGCGGGGACGGAGCCCGGGCCAAACATCTGCTTACGGGATCCGGCAAGTATCTGGACACACCAAAGGATACGTTTGATGTCATCGTAGTCGATGAAGCGCACCGGCTCAAAAACGAGTCGGCCTTCATGTACCAGGGGGAGAATCAGGTGGATGACATAGTCAATGCGGCCAAAGTCAGCATCTTCTTTATTGATGACGATCAGGTGATTCGTCCGGAAGACATCGGTGCCGTTTCTGAGGTCCGGCGAGTCGCGGGACAACATCAGGCTGAAATCATCGATCTGGAGCTGGCCACTCAGTTCCGCTGTTCCGGGGCGGATGGGTACGTCAATTGGGTCAATGATGTGCTCGACATCCGGGATACCGGCAATTTCGACGGATGGGACAAGAACGATTTTGAGTTTCGGATTGCGGAATCGCCCAACGAAGTGCGCGACTGGGTCCGGCAGCGCGCCGATGAAGGATTTCGTGCACGTATGCTGGCAGGATATGCGTGGAAGTGGACCGCCGCGAAGGACGGGAATCCGGATGCCGAAGTGGCGGATGTGGCCATCCCGGAATTTGACTTTGCGATGCCCTGGAACTCACGGAAGCTGGGATCGACCTGGGCGATTAAGGAAGCAGGGCTGGATCAGGTGGGATGCGTACACACCGCTCAGGGGCTTGAGTTTGATTATGTCGGCGTGCTGATCGGAAGTGATCTCCGGTTCCGGTTTTTGGACGGGCAGCAGGCCGGGGAGTCGGGACTGTTGTTTGATGAGGAAGTATTTGAGCGGACGGATGCCGGATTAAACGAGATCTCTCATGCTTCTGATGACAGATTATCATACAAGGCACACACCGCCCGCCGCGGATCATTCTACAGCAACTGGAAAGAATACCGCGATGCCAAGGGCAAGTCCGGCCTCAAGGGCCAACCCGCAGAGATGTGCCGGATGATCCGCAACATCTACCGCATCCTGCTCACCCGCGGCATGAAAGGTTGCTGTGTGTATATCTCTGACAAGCCGCTGGAGCAGTATTTTCGCGAACGGCTGGAAAAGACCTCCCGGTGA
- a CDS encoding nucleotide pyrophosphohydrolase: MQEIIDALITFRNRRDWEQFHNPKDLAVALNVEAGELLEQFLWKQPEDASKEKVREELADIFAYAFLLAEKYDFDVKEIVLEKIKSNDKKYPVDKAKGTARKYTEL; this comes from the coding sequence ATGCAAGAGATTATCGATGCCCTGATCACATTCCGGAATCGGCGCGACTGGGAGCAGTTCCACAATCCCAAGGACCTCGCAGTCGCCCTGAACGTCGAAGCCGGCGAACTGCTCGAACAGTTTTTGTGGAAACAGCCGGAGGATGCATCCAAGGAAAAGGTCAGAGAGGAGCTGGCTGACATTTTTGCCTACGCTTTCCTGCTGGCCGAAAAGTACGATTTCGACGTTAAGGAAATCGTCCTGGAGAAGATCAAATCCAACGACAAGAAGTACCCGGTGGATAAGGCGAAGGGCACAGCGCGAAAGTATACCGAGCTGTGA
- a CDS encoding cellulase N-terminal Ig-like domain-containing protein, producing the protein MKKILSIPLLALLLAVPFKDGSCQDLTLNDLEYFERQGVNVLIYSNLFTGGFNDEKTAGIEIIHHGVRTAQGGAVRLSNTPEQWDLVPDIPSRTVHQDSKTIEADLVYDHYDFSSRVVATAKGKSVEISVYLDEPIPEELEGDAGFNLEFLPSQYWGKAYLMDGRLNRFPRYAVGETITRPNSEKIKQYKGYVTADDRGTGTFIDPLPLETGGTIVLAPDDPERMVKITSHDADLMLFDGRILAQNGWYVVRSLLPAGKTGKVLTWTIDVNAIDGWIREPNIGLSQVGYLPEQPKVSVIELDKKDTPLSEASLYRINEDGSRTRAFTGDIEPWGDYFKYHYVRFDFSSVDTPGIYYIQYGDFKTNNFLIADDVYDNITDATSDIWIPIHMNHIYVKEAYRVWHGEPFKEGYLQAPPDTDHFDLHWQGPTTDTEYEALEHIPGLNVGGFFDAGDFDIETGSNISVVQNFVQIWEYFQPQRDQTFVDQDQRYVLLHRPDGVPDILQFIEHGTLQLVAQAEIIGHMAQALSNSVLWNYHHLGDAASLTDGLPYNPELDRYEIAPDGLSSGLMDDMWAFTSRNPDLDLRAAAMFASASRALRGYNDDLADRALYQSKRLLAEATELLADQPEEEREQRSWWRGIGDIATNLQLYISTGEQQYADMYEELLWPALDRNVTFVVSLGLHGIPHMDASFKERLRPYVEQYREYILALEEDNPYGVPIGLGNWAGSGTIVNFGTTIIFANKHFPDIIDADHAFKTTNWLYGCHPYHNYSLVATVGATRPKEVFYGNNRADFSFIPGNLAPGILFRQPDHFENYDDWPFLWGQNEGTIGGNTSYLFFGSAFRNMIAN; encoded by the coding sequence ATGAAAAAAATTCTTTCTATTCCCCTTCTTGCGTTGTTATTAGCGGTGCCATTTAAAGACGGTTCATGCCAGGACCTGACCCTGAATGACCTGGAATATTTTGAAAGGCAGGGGGTCAATGTTCTTATCTATAGCAATCTTTTCACCGGTGGGTTTAACGATGAGAAAACCGCCGGCATCGAAATCATCCACCACGGCGTCCGGACAGCACAGGGCGGAGCCGTCAGGCTCTCAAATACCCCCGAACAGTGGGATCTTGTTCCCGATATCCCATCCCGTACGGTTCATCAGGATTCGAAAACGATTGAAGCCGACCTGGTCTACGACCATTATGATTTCAGCTCGCGGGTTGTGGCCACGGCTAAAGGAAAAAGTGTTGAAATCTCTGTCTATCTGGATGAACCCATCCCCGAAGAGCTTGAAGGGGATGCAGGGTTTAATCTCGAATTTCTGCCGTCACAGTACTGGGGAAAAGCCTATCTGATGGATGGGCGCCTTAATCGCTTCCCCCGCTATGCGGTTGGCGAAACCATCACACGGCCCAACAGCGAAAAGATCAAACAGTATAAAGGATATGTGACCGCAGACGACAGAGGCACCGGCACCTTTATTGATCCGTTGCCACTCGAAACCGGCGGAACCATCGTTCTTGCCCCCGATGACCCCGAGCGAATGGTCAAAATCACCTCGCATGACGCCGACCTGATGCTCTTTGACGGCCGGATCCTCGCACAAAATGGTTGGTACGTGGTCCGGAGCCTGCTCCCGGCCGGGAAAACCGGGAAAGTGCTGACCTGGACGATCGATGTCAACGCCATCGACGGCTGGATCCGCGAACCCAATATCGGGCTCTCGCAAGTGGGATACCTCCCTGAGCAACCCAAGGTGTCCGTGATTGAACTCGACAAGAAGGACACCCCGCTGTCCGAAGCATCCCTCTACAGAATCAACGAAGATGGAAGCAGAACCAGAGCGTTTACCGGTGACATCGAGCCCTGGGGTGATTATTTCAAGTACCACTATGTGCGCTTTGATTTTTCTTCGGTAGACACTCCCGGAATCTATTATATCCAGTATGGTGATTTCAAAACCAATAACTTCCTCATCGCCGACGATGTCTATGATAATATCACCGATGCCACCAGCGATATCTGGATCCCCATCCATATGAATCACATCTATGTGAAGGAAGCGTACAGGGTGTGGCACGGCGAGCCGTTTAAAGAGGGATACCTCCAGGCGCCGCCCGATACCGACCACTTCGATCTCCACTGGCAGGGGCCCACAACCGATACCGAGTACGAAGCCCTGGAACATATCCCGGGCCTGAATGTAGGCGGCTTTTTTGATGCCGGTGACTTTGATATCGAGACCGGCTCGAATATCAGTGTTGTGCAAAATTTTGTTCAGATTTGGGAGTATTTCCAGCCGCAACGTGACCAGACGTTTGTGGATCAGGATCAGCGCTATGTGCTGCTTCACCGCCCGGACGGTGTTCCCGACATATTGCAGTTTATCGAGCATGGAACATTGCAGCTGGTCGCCCAGGCAGAGATCATCGGCCACATGGCACAGGCGCTATCCAATTCCGTTCTCTGGAACTACCATCACCTCGGGGACGCCGCGTCACTGACCGACGGACTTCCATACAACCCGGAACTGGATCGTTATGAAATAGCGCCCGACGGCCTTTCCAGCGGACTCATGGACGACATGTGGGCCTTTACCAGCCGTAATCCGGATCTCGATCTCCGGGCTGCCGCCATGTTCGCCTCCGCAAGCCGGGCACTGAGGGGATACAATGACGACCTTGCCGACAGAGCCCTCTATCAGTCGAAGAGACTGCTTGCAGAGGCTACGGAACTGCTTGCCGACCAGCCGGAGGAGGAGAGAGAACAACGGTCATGGTGGAGAGGGATCGGCGATATTGCCACCAATCTTCAGCTCTATATCTCAACCGGAGAGCAACAGTATGCGGATATGTACGAGGAACTGCTGTGGCCTGCACTCGACCGCAATGTCACATTCGTCGTTTCTCTTGGACTGCATGGCATTCCGCATATGGACGCGTCATTCAAAGAGAGGCTTCGTCCCTATGTTGAGCAGTACAGGGAGTATATCCTCGCACTGGAAGAGGATAATCCGTACGGCGTGCCCATCGGACTCGGCAACTGGGCGGGAAGCGGAACCATCGTGAATTTCGGTACCACCATCATATTCGCCAACAAGCACTTTCCGGATATCATCGATGCCGACCATGCATTCAAGACAACCAACTGGCTGTATGGATGCCATCCTTACCACAACTACTCACTGGTGGCAACGGTAGGCGCAACACGTCCGAAGGAGGTGTTTTACGGCAACAACCGGGCCGATTTCTCCTTTATTCCCGGTAACCTTGCCCCTGGTATCCTGTTCCGTCAGCCGGATCATTTTGAGAACTACGATGACTGGCCTTTCCTCTGGGGACAAAATGAGGGTACCATTGGTGGAAATACCAGCTACTTGTTCTTTGGATCGGCGTTCAGAAATATGATCGCCAATTGA
- a CDS encoding trimeric intracellular cation channel family protein → MIPLIYILDLLGTATFAVTGALAAGRKRMDVFGVVVLGCVTAVGGGTLRDVILGNHPVFWVSDPVYLPVAALAALGTFLLVRYWWIPMKTLLYADAGGLAIFTIIGFRHGFEVTGSYGIAIVMGMMTGVVGGMIRDVLAGEIPLILRREIYASASLCGAVLFAVLHYFQVPGVWAVIPAVMAVLIIRIAALYWNVSLPLLRYPSNE, encoded by the coding sequence ATGATTCCATTGATCTACATACTTGACCTGCTGGGCACGGCAACATTTGCTGTGACCGGCGCGCTTGCCGCCGGCCGGAAACGGATGGATGTTTTCGGTGTGGTGGTGCTGGGCTGTGTAACCGCTGTAGGGGGCGGCACGCTGCGCGATGTGATATTGGGGAATCATCCGGTATTCTGGGTTTCCGACCCGGTCTACCTGCCGGTTGCCGCGCTTGCCGCACTTGGCACCTTTCTGCTGGTGCGGTACTGGTGGATTCCGATGAAAACGCTGCTATATGCCGATGCCGGGGGACTGGCCATATTTACAATCATCGGCTTTCGGCACGGGTTTGAAGTGACCGGCTCCTACGGCATTGCCATTGTGATGGGGATGATGACCGGCGTTGTCGGCGGGATGATCCGGGATGTGCTTGCAGGTGAAATTCCGTTGATTCTGCGCCGGGAAATTTACGCGTCGGCAAGCCTATGCGGCGCCGTGCTGTTTGCCGTGCTCCACTACTTCCAGGTTCCGGGAGTCTGGGCGGTGATTCCGGCCGTTATGGCTGTTCTGATAATCCGCATTGCCGCGCTGTACTGGAACGTATCGCTGCCGCTGCTCAGGTATCCGTCAAACGAATGA